CGCAGGAAGGTGAAGTGCCGACGAGGCGAGTATCACCCAGGTTCCGAAGCTAGCCCCCAACGAAACGAACAACGCTGTCGCACGTTCAGGGCGGCGCAAAAAGGCGATTCCGCTCAATACCGCACCGACCGCGGATATCGCCGCGAGCGTGAACACGGGAAGAACGAACGAGATGTGGTGCGGCCCATCGAACCAGGCCTCCGCAACGATCGCTCCACCTACACGAACGAACGCAAAGAACCCTCCGACAATCGCAACGAATGAGGCAGCGCGTAAGTATTTCATAGGCCGGATGCTGAACGATTAAAGTGAGATACTCCAATCAGTGCGAAGCACTGACTGGAGTTGTATCGACTGGTTGGTTGGCCTTCTTCTCTTCATGGGTTTAGGGTTTGGAGATACTTGGCGACAATCGAGAACCCATTCGAACGTGCGTATGCCTCGGCAGTTCGCTGCGAAACTCCCGAATGAATTCTAGGATTCGCTCCGGCCGCGACTAACATCTGCACGACCTCCAAGTGACCGTTCGATGCGGCCATCATCAGCGGAGTCGGATATGTGTCGTAGTCCTCATGTAGATCGGGCCACGCGCCACTGCCCAATAGCTCCTCGACGACATGAAGATGCCCGCGCCCAGCGGCATGGCACAACGCGGTCCTACCATATCCGTCCGGCACATTGGGATCGACCGCTTCGAGCAACAATCTTCTCACCGTCACCAAATCGCCGACGTAAGCTGCCGATCTTAGCGCTGTGGCAGGAGTGCTCATTTACGGCCAACGTTAGAACTGAGCCGCGCCGGACGCGTCCCTTTACTCCTCCAACACTCAATCTCCGCTGAAGCTTCGGACTGGGAGATTCGGGTGAACTTCGTCTCAGGGGGGAGATACGGCGTCAGGAATCCTGAGCCCCGCTTCAAGTTTGGTCGCAACTATCTCTTTGTCGCACCAAAAGAGGGCAGAAATCGCGTAGTCGATAACGGTATCGGCCTTTACGTGGGCCACGATGTCAATGGTGGGCAGCAAAGGGGCTACCCCACTTACGAAAGATGCGTCGTCCCATCTCACGACCGTCAACAGATCATCTGCAGTGGCAGTCCGCGCCGACACTACCAAAGGATGTCGAGGGTCCCCTTCGCCGCGATAAAGGACGCATCCGTCGAAGTCTGAGGTAATTTGGAAATGCACCGTTCTGGTCGAGACGGCCTTCCCGATCAGAATGCCTGCGTAAACCAAGGTAATGGCTCCGATACAGACCACCGTGCGTTTCTTCACTCGCCCAAGCACCTTCATATTTGTCAAACGATCTAAGTGTGGGGCAATGGCCGCGCAGCGGTCGCCGTTGTCTCGACCGGTTGGTTGGGCTCATTTTTTTTCATAAACCGTGGCGATGAGGGCGGCTGAGCCGATGGCTGAATAAAACAATCCACTCGCAAACGCATGACCGAGCAAATGCCGATTTTCAGGAGGATCGGGTAGGGCAAAGATCATCTGGGAAGGGAAAAACAGCCGATTCTGTGAGAACGGACTAGAATGCCCAGACATGCCAAAGCTCCACATCTGGAAGAGTCCAGATACGATCGAGAAGCCTAGGACAGTAATCGTATACGCCACAGTCAGAAACGCCCACCAACGAACGAAGATCTTCGAGTATCGATTCATCTTGGATTGCCCAATGTTAGAGGTGAGCCAAGAGGGTCCGCGCAAAGCGCTGGCCCGAATTGGCTCTACTGATTGGTTGGATCATTGATTCCTGGCTCCTTTGGTAGGAAAGCATGGGATATAAACCGAGATCGTAGCGCCCTCGAATCCTCCTCTGCAATCTCCCCCTCATACTTCAAGAATTCTTCGGCCATCAGGTCTGCTACGCTCCTCGTGATCTCAGGATCTGTGTGGATGAAACCCATCTCCACGATCAAACTCAATCGAACCAAGCCAATAACCGTATTCTGAGAAAATACCTCGAACCCGACCTCGTCGGAATATTCGCGCTCTCCCAAGTAGGGATCAGCAACTGATCGCTCTAGTCCCTCATCGACCACTCTTCGCCAATATCTTCTCTTCAGGTCGTGGCTGCTCGCTACCAACACCACGGTTCTCGCATCCTCCCCGGATATGATCGCGTCATCGACGACGTCCGAAGACCTGGCTGACCGCAGTATTTGGACAAGAGCATACGAATGATACTCGATCTTTCCATTCGAGCTTTTGGCGCATCCGAACAAAAGGAGGCCAAGTAGCGCTGGTAAGAAGTATCTCATATTCATCGTCTCAAGTGAGCCGCGAGTCACAGCGCGGAGCGCTGTGGCTCGTTGGCTCGACTGGTTGGTTGGACCTTTTCATTTCAGGGGGAAATGTAGTGATAGCGGGCTACCAAGCGGCCCGACTCATCAAACCCAAACGCATACTGTTCGGGAAAGAAGAAAGCTACGCACCACACTTCTTTCTTCACGTCGGGGTGATTCTGGCGGAGCGAATATCCGAGAGGGGACTTTCCGTCTTCGAACTCGAGGGTCTCCCACCAGAGCGCCTGCTTCACTTCTTCCTCGGACCTGCCGTCCGGGAGGATTTCGAACTTCTGCTTCCATCCGTCTTCGGCGACCAATCGACCAATCGCGAAGCCCAAGCACATCAAGGCTAACGGAATGCCGATCTTCCTTCGACGTGGTGAGAAGGCCATCACGACGCCGGTCAGAAATGCGATCAACAGCAGTGGAACGCCCAGAATATACATCTCTGATGTCCAACGTCTGAACTCAGCCGCGCATGTCAGCGGAGCTGACATGCGTTGGCTGCGGTGGGTGGATGGGCTCTTTTCTTTTCATGAAGCGTGGAACGATCCAGATGCCGATCGAACTCCAAAATGATACGAAGGAAATCCCAAGTGCGATATTGCTCACGAACTTCAAGTGAGGCTGGTCTGCGGAGCCGGTGCCGGACGCCCAGCCCCAAAACAGAGACAGATAGAGGGTCACTGCCGAAACGATGAGAAGGAGAATCGTCGCTCCGATCCGAAGCAGGTCTTTCGTATCACGATTCATTCGTCCGCCCATCGATTTAGCTGAGCCGCGAGCGCCGACGCGTAGCGGCGGTGCTCGTTGGCTCGGGCGACTGGATGGGCTCTTTCTTCATTCGTAGTGCTTTCCTGCGTGGAGGATTTCCGCACACCGTTTCCATGGGTTCGCGGCGGCACGAAACTGGGGGGATCTCTTCGAGCTTTCGGCCCAAGCGGCCGCAGACTCCAAGAATGCTTCGACCGTGGCATTCTCCCATCCGTTCGCGCCGGGTCCAAACGGAGAGGACGGTGACTGCTCTTCTTTCCGAAGTTCGTCAGCGCGATCGGAAGCGAGCGCGCTGACGAATGCCACAAAGCTGACCTCATCACACACAGCATCGAGCTTCGCCTGTAGACTATCGCTCATCACTTGTTCGCCCATCGTCTCAGCTCAGACAGGCCGACTTGTCGGCCTTGTCTGCGGCGGCTGGTTCGGTCCTTTCTTCCGGGGTTCGGTATCGATGCGACGAAGAACTCTCATGGTCAGCGCGAGGCCTACAAAACCCAATATCGTGCCGAGTGGGAATAGAAAGATCTGAACCACCGATGAGACCAGAATCCCCCAAACGATCTTCTTACTTCTCTCCTCTTCACGCAGGAGCGTCACAAGCAAGGCGATGAAGCCTAAGAAGCCGACGATCCTACTGGCTCGGACGAAGCTCCAGTTCGCTTCAAGCGTGGCACTGACAGCGTCAGAATCACCCTGGTCGGCGTAGTTCAATGCGCGTGTGATCGCAGTAATACCGACCGCGAGACCAACCCAAAGAAGCGCCTGCGAAAAAAGCCCAAGTAGAGAAACGATTCGATATGGACGCATCTTTTAAACCGAACGATTCAAGTGAGACGCGGAGTGCAGTGCGCAGCACTGCACGGAGTTGTCTCAACTGGCTGGTTCGCCTTCTTGGAACTTCTCATAAGAAATCTTCGTTCGGATTTTGGGCTCTGAACTCTTCCGCGATCTTTTCAGCAACAGGGTCTTCAAAATACAATAGCGAGCTGTAGGCCCAAGACCGGACTGCCATGAGGTCGCTTTTCAGCTCTGCTTCTAGGATCGGGATAGCCTCGCTCCGTTTTGAATCGCCAACCAACTCAACGAACTTCGACCGAATGTCTTCGTCTTGCTCCTTCTGCATAAGCACCACGATGTCTTTGAAGTGCGTGCTTAGGAATCCCTGAAGCCACTGGTAGCCGTCTTCGTAGGTCATCGGGTCTTTGCTTCTCAGCATCCCCACACACTCTTCGAACGTCGGAGTCTCCATTTTGGGCGAACGAGACTGTCGGGAAACCCGCTGCTGTCGAGGTTGGGGTGGGCTTGGTTGGGATTGATATAGGGGCACGGGATTTTTGCTACAGGGGCGCGGTTTTGGGGAGGATCTGGGGATTTGAGGGGAATGATGCGATAGGATGCCTTGGCGGCGGCGTTGCGCGCCGCGATCGCGGGCTGGATTGCGCCCCTTCGCTCATCTTATGGGTCTGCCGTGGCGGGCGATCTTCTCCAGGTTGTGCACCAGGCAGTAGAGTTTCCATTGGGTATCCACTTTGGCCCTACCGCGCAGCGTCGATCGGTTCATGCCTTTTTGCGCGCCGAGGTTGCCGAAGACCGGCTCCACGATGCCGAGGCGGCGGCTGTAGATCTGTCGGCCCTCAGGCGTGTCGATCTTGTCCTTCATGCGCGAGGTGAGGGTCTCGGTGACGCGTCCGTGGAAGACGCGCACTTGGCGTGGGTTGCCGCTCTCGGGGTGTTGCAGGCAGCGGTCACGCAGCTCGCAGCTTAAGCAGGCGGTCTTAGGCGCGCGGTAAGAGGTGGCGCGGTAACCTTGCGCGGTGACGTGGTCGTGGCCGCAGCGATACAGGCGCTGGCCGGCGGGGCACATGAGGCGCTCAGTGGCTTCGTCGAACGTGAAGTCGTCGCCACGGAACCAGCGACGTTTGGAGCGGTAGTCCTGTTTGCGGCGGTCGGTCGGGCGACGGTGCCGCTTGGCGGTGGCCAGTTGCGGGTCACGGGAGCGGAACTTCGGATCGGGCACGTAGGCGTCGACCTCGGCGGCCTCGAACGCTTCGAGGTTTTGGTTGGAAAAATAGCCGGTGTCGGCGCTCACGATCTTTTGGCGCAACGGGTCGTCCTCGCCGGTGGCGTGAGTGAGGTGGGTGGCGGCGCCGGCCAGCATGGCAGTGGCCACCGCGCCGTCGTCGCCGACGCCAAAGGCTTCGCCGTGCACGATGACCTGGTGCTTCGCGTCGACCATGGCGTTGGCGTTGTAGCCCTGGATGATGCCGTGGCTGCTCTTCATCTTGGCCGACTCGTTGTCGGTCACGTTGCTTTGGATCTCGGTGCCACTGCGGCCCTGGCGGGGTTCGTTTTCGTTGAGGAATCGTTCGATGCGCTCGGCCTGGCGTTGGAGGCGCGCGAGGCGCTTGGCGGGATCGCGGGGCAGCAGGGACGAACTGCCGCCGCCTTTGCCGTCTTCACTGCGACGGTCGTTGTGCTGGTGCGTGCGCACGTGTTCGCGCACCAGCTCCTTGAGCTTGTCGCGCTTTTTGCGCAGGTCCTCATGCGTGCCGCTCGATTCCTTGGCCGCGTTGCTGGAGAGCTTGTAGCCGTCGATGGCGAAGTGGGTCCCTCCGAGTAGCTCGGCCTCATGGCAGACCAAGAGCACCTGTGAGAACAGCGTGCTGATGCGTTCCTCGCCCATGCCCGAGACAAACGTCGCGATCGTGCTGTGATCCGGCCGTTGGCCGCAGCACAGGGCCATGAACACGATCTGTTCGCGGCACGCCGCCTCCAGCTTGCGAGAACTGAGCAGC
This portion of the Actomonas aquatica genome encodes:
- a CDS encoding IS1182 family transposase; translated protein: MGTPERGVHIMAKYKPYDYAQTMMVAVSLADQLQPGTLEHTIHYVVQERLDLRAFDAEHHNDDGGRPGYDPRVLLKVVLLGYSRGLLSSRKLEAACREQIVFMALCCGQRPDHSTIATFVSGMGEERISTLFSQVLLVCHEAELLGGTHFAIDGYKLSSNAAKESSGTHEDLRKKRDKLKELVREHVRTHQHNDRRSEDGKGGGSSSLLPRDPAKRLARLQRQAERIERFLNENEPRQGRSGTEIQSNVTDNESAKMKSSHGIIQGYNANAMVDAKHQVIVHGEAFGVGDDGAVATAMLAGAATHLTHATGEDDPLRQKIVSADTGYFSNQNLEAFEAAEVDAYVPDPKFRSRDPQLATAKRHRRPTDRRKQDYRSKRRWFRGDDFTFDEATERLMCPAGQRLYRCGHDHVTAQGYRATSYRAPKTACLSCELRDRCLQHPESGNPRQVRVFHGRVTETLTSRMKDKIDTPEGRQIYSRRLGIVEPVFGNLGAQKGMNRSTLRGRAKVDTQWKLYCLVHNLEKIARHGRPIR
- a CDS encoding DUF7660 family protein, which codes for MGEQVMSDSLQAKLDAVCDEVSFVAFVSALASDRADELRKEEQSPSSPFGPGANGWENATVEAFLESAAAWAESSKRSPQFRAAANPWKRCAEILHAGKHYE
- a CDS encoding HEAT repeat domain-containing protein, which produces METPTFEECVGMLRSKDPMTYEDGYQWLQGFLSTHFKDIVVLMQKEQDEDIRSKFVELVGDSKRSEAIPILEAELKSDLMAVRSWAYSSLLYFEDPVAEKIAEEFRAQNPNEDFL
- a CDS encoding ankyrin repeat domain-containing protein, with translation MSTPATALRSAAYVGDLVTVRRLLLEAVDPNVPDGYGRTALCHAAGRGHLHVVEELLGSGAWPDLHEDYDTYPTPLMMAASNGHLEVVQMLVAAGANPRIHSGVSQRTAEAYARSNGFSIVAKYLQTLNP